In Salmo salar chromosome ssa03, Ssal_v3.1, whole genome shotgun sequence, a single genomic region encodes these proteins:
- the LOC106599390 gene encoding protein patched homolog 1 isoform X2 encodes MASDPRVPGAGVFGDLPPNYMRSPPPVNSDLLRRPSYCHAAFALKQISKGKAVGQKAPLWVRARFQALLFSLGCHIQRHCGKVLFIGLLVFSALSVGLRVAAIETDIEQLWVEAGSRVSRELRYTKEKQGEESVFTSQMLIQTPKQEGTNILTQGALLLHLEAALSASKVQVSLFGKSWDLNKICYKSGVPIIENVMIERMIDKLFPCMIVTPLDCFWEGAKLQGGSAYLPGMPDIQWMNLDPLKLMEELSQFTSLEGFREMLDKAQVGHAYMNRPCLDPNDPECPLSAPNKDLRESPDIAGRLQGGCHGFSKKFMHWQEELILGGRVKDTQNALQSAEALQTMFLLMSPKQLYEHFKDDYEIHDINWNEDKATAILESWQRKFVEVAHGSIPQNSTSEIHAFSTTTLNDIMKSFSDVSVIRVAGGYLLMLAYACVTMLRWDCAKSQGAVGLAGVLLVALSVAAGLGLCSLLGLSFNAATTQVLPFLALGIGVDDMFLLAHSFTETGINIPFKERTGDCLRRTGTSVALTSINNMIAFFMAALVPIPALRAFSLQVGRVEIIRVGSGSVYHWAVSL; translated from the exons GGGAAGGCTGTGGGTCAGAAAGCCCCGTTGTGGGTTCGGGCGAGGTTCCAGGCTCTTCTCTTTTCTTTGGGCTGTCACATCCAGCGACATTGTGGAAAAGTCCTTTTCATTGGACTGCTTGTGTTCAGTGCCTTGTCTGTGGGTTTGCGGGTCGCTGCCATTGAGACGGACATTGAGCAACTATGGGTTGAAG cCGGTAGCCGAGTGAGTCGGGAGCTGCGCTACACcaaggagaaacagggagaggagtctgtGTTCACGTCACAGATGCTCATACAAACCCCCAAACAGGAAGGGACCAACATTCTGAcacagggtgctttgctgcttcaCCTGGAGGCAGCGCTCTCAGCCAGCAAGGTCCAGGTGTCTCTGTTTGGAAA ATCATGGGATCTCAATAAAATCTGCTACAAATCTGGTGTCCCTATCATAGAAAATGTCATGATTGAAAGG ATGATTGACAAGCTGTTCCCCTGTATGATTGTTACCCCACTGGACTGTTTTTGGGAAGGTGCAAAGCTCCAGGGGGGGTCAGCATACTTACC GGGGATGCCTGACATCCAGTGGATGAACCTGGACCCTCTGAAGCTGATGGAGGAGCTCAGCCAGTTCACCAGTCTGGAGGGCTTCAGGGAAATGCTGGACAAGGCCCAGGTGGGTCACGCTTACATGAACCGCCCCTGCCTGGACCCCAACGACCCCGAGTGCCCCCTCAGCGCCCCCAACAAGGACCTGAGAGAG AGTCCTGACATTGCCGGGCGTCTCCAAGGTGGTTGCCACGGCTTCTCCAAAAAGTTCATGCACTGGCAGGAGGAGCTTATTCTGGGCGGCCGGGTCAAGGACACCCAGAATGCTTTGCAGAG TGCGGAGGCCCTCCAGACCATGTTTCTCCTGATGAGCCCCAAGCAGCTCTACGAGCACTTTAAGGACGACTATGAGATCCATGACATCAACTGGAATGAGGACAAGGCCACCGCCATCCTGGAGTCCTGGCAAAGGAAGTTTGTAGAG gtGGCTCATGGCAGTATCCCCCAGAACTCCACTTCAGAGATCCATGCCTTCTCCACCACCACCCTCAACGACATCATGAAGTCCTTCTCTGATGTCAGTGTCATCCGGGTGGCTGGAGGCTACCTGCTCATG CTGGCTTACGCCTGTGTGACCATGCTCCGTTGGGACTGTGCCAAGTCCCAGGGGGCCGTGGGGCTGGCTGGCGTGCTCCTGGTGGCTCTGTCTGTGgcagctggcctggggctgtgcTCTCTGCTGGGCCTGTCCTTTAACGCTGCCACCACACAGGTTCTCCCCTTCCTGGCTCTGGGGATCGGTGTGGATGACATGTTCCTTCTGGCCCACTCCTTCACTGAGACTGGCATCAACATCCCCTTTAAG gagaggacaggggactgCCTGAGGAGGACTGGCACCAGTGTGGCGCTCACCTCCATCAACAACATGATCGCCTTCTTCATGGCAGCCCTGGTCCCCATCCCAGCACTGCGTGCCTTCTCTCTGCAG gtGGGGAGGGTGGAAATAATCAGAGTAGGGAGTGGATCAGTATATCACTGGGCCGTCAGCCTCTAG